CCGGGCTGTTGACGGGGACGATCTTGTCGCCCTTGTCGCCGATGAATTTCAGATCGTGCAGGCCCCAGTTGAAATGGATCACATCCCACTTCCCGTCGCCGAGCCATTCGTCGATGTGCTTGAGCCCGTTCGTCGTCGGCCCGCAGTTGGTCAGCGGGCGATGCACGTTCGCCTTCCCCTGCAAAAGCGCCCGCACCGGCACGGTGTACCCGATCGAAATCGAATCGCCGATGATCAGAACCCGCGGCAGTTTCGGGTCATCCTTCACCGGCTTCATCGCCGAATCCTTCGACGCCTTGCCCCCGTCGCCCGGCTCGTCCGTCCCCGCCGCCCGCACCGACGAGCCGATCAACAGTCCGCACAGGAGCGACAACATGATTGAGCGATGAACATACAGCATGGGATGCCTCCAATCAGTGTCCGGGCAAAACGCCGATTATACCGATTCATTGCATGCTGCACAGCGCCCCGCCCCGCACCGCCGATCGCCGCGCGTAAAAAAAGCACGGCCGAGGGGGGCCGTGCCACGGGTTGTGATCGCAAATCCACCGAAGTTCACCGCACGATGCGGGCCGATCCGCCGGCGGCGGTGTGCTTGAGTTCGCTGAGCGTGATCTGGCTCGTGTCACCGCGCGTCGTCATCAGCAGCGCGCCATGCGCCACGCCCAGGTCGACGCATTCCTGCGGCCCCATGCCCGTGAGGAACCCGTACGTGAAGCCCGACGCGAACCCGTCGCCGCCGCCGACGCGGTCCTCGATCTCCAGGCCGGGGTACTGGATGCCGTCGTAAAAAGTGCCTTCGTGCCACATGATGGCGGACCAGTCATTGATGCCCGCGGACTTGACGCCGCGCAGCGTGGTGCCGACGACCTTGATGTTCGGGTAGTCATTGACGACTTTCTCGACCATCTTCTTGAACGCGGTCGTGTCGATTTCGCCCGCTTCGACGTCGACGCCTTCGACCTCGTAGCCGAGCACTTTCTGAAAGTCCTCTTCGTTGCCGATGAGGCAGTCGATGTACTTCACGAGCGGCTTGGTCGTTTCGATGGCGTCCTTGCTCGACCAGAGTTTGGAGCGGAAATTCAGGTCATACGAGACGATCGTCCCCGCTTCGTGCGCTGCCTTGACCGCCTCCGCGACGACCTGCCGGGTCGAGGTCGACAGCGACGCCATGATGCCGCCGGTGTGGAGCCATCGCACGCCGCGCTTGGCGAAGAGCGTCTTCCAATCGACGTCGCCGGGCTTCATCTTGGAAGTCGCGGAGTGACCGCGGTCGTAGAGCGTCACCGAAGCGCGCGGGCCGGAGCCGACTTCGGTGAAGTTGAGTCCGATGCGTGCTTCGCGTCCGACGCCGTCGTACTTCATGTTCACGACATGCGCGATATCCATGCCCGCCGAACGCGCGTGATTGAGGACGATCTTGCCGACGGGATTATCGACCAGCCCGCCGACCCATCCGGTGCGGAGTCCGAGCCGGGCCAGCGCGTACGAGACGTTGTACTCGCCGCCGCCGACGCAGACTTCCATGAGATTGGCGAACTCGATGCGGCCGTGCCCCGGCGGGCTCAACCGCACCATGCACTCACCCAGACTCACCTGGTCAAGCTGGCACTCGGACGCGGGACGAATCTTCAAAGACATGGCGAAGTTCCTGGTTTCTGGTTTCTGGTTTCTGGTTTCGAGTTTCCCCGATGGGGTCGATGTTTTTAGACCCAAACCGCCCCGCCGTCAATCCCACTTTCGCGCCCCTGCGTACCTGAATTTGCGTCAGGCCGAGTGTGGAGCGGGGAATGGGGAGTGCGGAGTGAAAAGCAAGCGGCGATCAAAAATCGCAGTCGCACTCGCCGTTGTTGTATTTGAGCGCGAACAGCTCAAAATCGACGAGCGGCTTGGGGTCGGTCAGACCGTGCGGGTGATGATCGCCGCCGGGCTTGAGGATCACCTTGATGGACCCGCCCAGTTCCTGATACCGCTTCTGCACAATCTCACCATTCTCAATGAACGGCACAACCGTATCCGAGTCGCCGGCAACAATCAGAATCGGCACATGCGCTTTTGCCAACCCTTCGAGCCGGTCGAACGGCTGCTGCTTGTAGTCGAGCATCTCCTGTTCGCTCTTCATGCCGTAAGCCGCGATCGCGCGCTGCCAGTCGGCGGGCGAACCCTTCCCCTTGCCCTTCCCGCCGGGCCAGCTTTTCAGATCGCACACCGGCGCATCGCCGTAAATCGCCAGCACGCGATCCGGATGCCGCGCGCCCCAGTTGATGATGAACAGTCCGCCCCGGCTCAGCCCCTTGAGCACCGGCTTCTTCGAGAGCCCGTGTTTCGTCGTCAGTTCGTCATAGAAGTGATCCCACACCACCATCGACGCATCATTGCCGTACATGTTGCCCGTGTCGACGTAGGCGATGTGCCACCCCTGCTTGACCAGCTCCAGATCATCATTCGTCGCCACGCCCGGAAACCGCGCCCGCCACATCCACGGCGAACCCGCCGCCGCCTTGCTCGGCTCGATCACGAAGGCGGTCCGCCCTTCGAACTTGAATTCATGCTTGTCAAACCCCTCCCACTTCTTCACAGCCCCCGGCCAAGGCTCCGCCGCCGAAACGATCGGAACAAAAACCAGAAGGACGATCAGCGTCCATAACTTTTGCATGAGAGCCTCCACAAATCGCGTTGAAAAACACATGGCGGGAACGAGGGACATTCTATCGGCCCTGCGACTCCATCGCCTTGTAGCGCTCCTCCGCCGCCTGTTGAAATACGTTCTTCGCTTGGGCGCCGTCGCCGGGGAAACCGGCGTGTTGGACGAGCCAGATATAGATCAGGCCGCGC
The nucleotide sequence above comes from Planctomycetota bacterium. Encoded proteins:
- a CDS encoding SGNH/GDSL hydrolase family protein, whose amino-acid sequence is MLSLLCGLLIGSSVRAAGTDEPGDGGKASKDSAMKPVKDDPKLPRVLIIGDSISIGYTVPVRALLQGKANVHRPLTNCGPTTNGLKHIDEWLGDGKWDVIHFNWGLHDLKFIGDKGDKIVPVNSPGAHYQVPIDEYEANLDKLVARLKQTGAKLIWRNTTPVPEGTVGRIVGDSAKYNEAAARVMKKYDVPTQDMFTFVKDHPDTQLKANVHFTPDGYKALAQTVVTEIEKYLK
- a CDS encoding sugar kinase: MSLKIRPASECQLDQVSLGECMVRLSPPGHGRIEFANLMEVCVGGGEYNVSYALARLGLRTGWVGGLVDNPVGKIVLNHARSAGMDIAHVVNMKYDGVGREARIGLNFTEVGSGPRASVTLYDRGHSATSKMKPGDVDWKTLFAKRGVRWLHTGGIMASLSTSTRQVVAEAVKAAHEAGTIVSYDLNFRSKLWSSKDAIETTKPLVKYIDCLIGNEEDFQKVLGYEVEGVDVEAGEIDTTAFKKMVEKVVNDYPNIKVVGTTLRGVKSAGINDWSAIMWHEGTFYDGIQYPGLEIEDRVGGGDGFASGFTYGFLTGMGPQECVDLGVAHGALLMTTRGDTSQITLSELKHTAAGGSARIVR
- a CDS encoding alpha/beta hydrolase: MQKLWTLIVLLVFVPIVSAAEPWPGAVKKWEGFDKHEFKFEGRTAFVIEPSKAAAGSPWMWRARFPGVATNDDLELVKQGWHIAYVDTGNMYGNDASMVVWDHFYDELTTKHGLSKKPVLKGLSRGGLFIINWGARHPDRVLAIYGDAPVCDLKSWPGGKGKGKGSPADWQRAIAAYGMKSEQEMLDYKQQPFDRLEGLAKAHVPILIVAGDSDTVVPFIENGEIVQKRYQELGGSIKVILKPGGDHHPHGLTDPKPLVDFELFALKYNNGECDCDF